The Caldisalinibacter kiritimatiensis genome includes the window AGGCTACTAACTACTAACAACGAACTACTAACTAACAAATCGACGAAGTCGACTTTGTTCATTAAAAACGAAGGAAAATAAAAAAATCAGTAGAATATATAAAGTAGGAGGAGTTTTTTATGAATACACCTATTATAAATGGATTAAAAAAATATATTAATGAAAATAATATTAGATTCCATATGCCAGGACATAAAGGAGAGAATGCTTTATTAGACTTGGGTAAACTTATACCTGAAATAGATGTAACAGAGGTAAGTGGTACAGATAATTTACACAACCCCACATCTATTATACATAAAAGTCAGCAGCTAGCTAAAGAAACCTTTGAAGCTAAAGCTACATTTTACTCTATAAATGGAACAACAGCTGGTATTTATTCAGCTATAATGTCAGTTACAAAACCAGGAGATAAAATATTGATACAAAGGAATTCCCATAGGTCAGTTTACAATGCTGCGATACTTGGGAATCTTAAAACAACGTATATTTATCCTAACTATAGAAAAGAAGATAAAGTAGCTACTGGTATAAATCCAGAAGATGTGGAAAATGCATTAAAAACAGATAGTGATATAAAGGCTGTAGTTATCACTTATCCATCTTATTATGGAATATGTAGCGATATTAAAGAAATTTCTAAAATAGTTCATAAATATAATAAAATATTAATAGTAGACGAAGCTCATGGTGCTCATTTAAAATTTAGTGATAGACTACCTATATCGGCCTTAGAAGCAGGTGCAGATATAGTTATTCAAAGTACTCATAAGACATTACCAGCATTTACTCAAAGCTCTATGGTTCATGTAGGTACAGAAAGAGTTGATATTGAAAGATTAAAAACTATGCTTTCTATATATCAAACTACCAGTCCTTCTTATATATTAATGGCTTCACTAGATTTAGCTAGAGCATATATGGAGACAGAGGGAAAACAAAGATTAGATAATCTTATTGACAATATAGAGAAGTGGACAACATATCTAAAAGAAATAAAGGGAGTTAATATTTTCGATAAAAACAATATAGCCGATGACAACTTTTATGATTTTGATAAAACAAAGATAATGATAGACCTTACAGATATAAATATAACAGGAAAGCACCTTGAGACTATACTAAGAGAAGACTATAAAATACAATTAGAAATGGCTGATAATTATTATGGAGTAGCCCTTACAACTGTATTAGACCAAGAAGAAAATATTGAAAAATTAGCAAAAGCAATAGAAGATATATCTAAAAAAGAGAAATATAGAGAATCTAAAATCTATGATATATCTATAAAAAGTATAAAACCTGAAATAAATTTGAGTTTATACGATGCATTTAATAAAGATACTGAGATTGAGTATTTACAAAAAAGTGTAGGCCGAATATCAGGAAGCTTCATAATACCTTATCCGCCAGGGATACCAATTCTATGTCATGGAGAAATAATAACAGAAGAAATTATAGATTATATTGAAAATTTAAAGAAAAACAATATAGAGTTTTTAGGATTTGTAGATAATAATAACGCTCAATTAAAAGTGATAAAGTAAGTAATAAAAACAAAAGAGTAACTATTGATTGAAAGGAATGATATAAAATGAATGGATTATTTATAACATTAGAAGGACCAGATGGCTCAGGCAAAAGCACAATAGTGAAACGACTTACTACTTACTTAAATGAAAAGGAATACGATATTATTACAACTAGAGAAACCAGGGGGAACAAGAATAAGTGAAAAGATAAGAGATATTATATTAGATAATGAAAATATTGAAATGTCCTTTGTTACAGAAGCCTTATTATATGCTGCATCTAGAGCTCAACATGTTCATGAAAAAATATTACCAGCATTAAAAGAAGGAAAAATAATAATATGTGAACGATTTGTACATTCAAGCTTAGTTTATCAAGGCATTGGTCGAGGTATAGGTATAGAAAAGATAAAAGAGATTAATGATTTTGCCATTCAAGGTGTAAAGCCTGATATAACACTATTCTTTAATATAGACCCTGAAGTAGCATTAAAGAGGAAAACTTCAAAGAATAGAGGAGATAGGCTAGAGCAAGAAGACATTAATTTTCACAAAGAGGTATATAAAGGCTATTTAAAAATAAAAGAAATGTATCCTGATGAAATCAAATTAATAGACGCAAGTAAAAATATAGAAGAGGTATTTGAGCAAATAAAAAAAGCTATTGAGCCTTTATTACAAGACCTTGAAAGTTAAGGATTTTAACCTTATATTATTAATCTAGGTATAAAAGGGGAGGGGTTTTCGTGAAATTAATTATTGCTATTGTTCAAGATGAAGATGCTCCAAAACTTGTTGAGAGTTTAATGAAAAATAATTTTGGAGTAACTAAATTAGCATCTACAGGGGGATTTTTAAGAGCAGGAAATACTACTTTAATAATTGGTGTTAAGAAAGAAAGGTTAGACGAAGCTATTGGTATAATAAAAAAATTATGCAAATCAAGAAAGCGTGTAACTACATCACCTGCGCCTAATACCTGGTCAGCTGGTGTATACATGCCATATCCTGTGGAAGTTAATGTAGGAGGAGCGACTATTTTTGTTGTAGATGTAGAAGATTTTCAAAAGATATAATTAAATCATATACAGATTAATATATTTGTTTGTGATATAATATAGACTATGTATTTGAGATAATATACAAGACAACTCCAAAGTAGGAAGAGGATAAATATGAACTTCAAAGATATTATAGGTCAAGAAAAGATAGTAAAAAATCTTCAATCAGCGATAAAGAACAATAGTATAGCCCATAGTTATCTTTTTGAGGGACCAGAGTCAATAGGTAAAAGTAAATTAGGGAAAGCTTTTGCAAAAACATTATTATGCAAAGAAAATGGTGTAGAACCTTGTGATAAGTGTTCATCATGTATTAAAATTGATTCAGGTAATCATCCAGATTTATTTATAGTAGGACCTTCAGGTAATTCTTTTAAGAAAGAGCAGGTTGATGAAATTCAGAGAAATATGAGAATTTTACCATATGAAGGCAATAGAAAGGTGTTTATACTTGAAGATATACAAAAAATGACTCAAGAGGCTGAGAATGGTTTCTTAAAAACATTAGAAGAGCCTCCAGAGTATGCTATAATAATAATGACTGTTACTAATAGCTATAGTATTTTACCTACTATTGTTTCGAGGTGTCAGATAATAAAATTTAATCCTGTTCAAAATAACAAAATAGAGCAGGTATTAGTTAATAAATATAATAAATCTAGTGAAGAAGCTAGATTTATAGCTTCTTTTTCAAATGGAATAGTTGGAAAAGCTATAAAACTAGCAGAATCTGAAGATTTTAAAAACTTGAGAGAAGAAGTAATTTCTGTTATAAACGATACGCTTAATAGTGATAAATTTAGAGTGTTTAGTATTAGTCAATTTTTTGAACAAAATAAAGAATATATAGACGATATACTGGATATGATGCTTATATGGTTTAGAGATTTATTAATCGTAAAGGAAATGGCTGATGCTAAATTTGTAATAAATAAAGATAAAACAGATATTCTTAATGACCAAAGCTTAAAGCTTTCAAGAAGTAAACTACATGATATAATAGAAGAAGTGAAAAAAACGAAGAACAATATAGCTTCAAATGTTAATTATCAATTAGCTATTGAAGTTATGCTTCTGAAAATTCAGGAGGTATAATTATGGTTACAGTTGTAGGAGTAAGATTTAAGAAAGCGGGTAAAATATATTATTTTGACCCTGATAATATAGATATAAAAGAGGGGGACAATGTTATTTTAGAAACAGCTAGAGGGATTGAGTTTGGTCAAGTAGTAGTTGGCCCTAAGGAAGTAAATGAAGAAGAAATAGTACCTCCTCTTAAAAAAGTTATAAGATTAGCAACAGAAGAGGATAAAGAAAAACATAAAGAGAATAAAGAAAAGGAAAAAGAAGCTTTTGATATATGTTTGAAGAAAATAGAAGAACATGGATTGAAAATGAAACTAATAGATGTAGAATACACATTTGATAACAATAAAGTTATATTCTATTTTACTGCAGATGGAAGAGTTGATTTTAGAGAATTAGTAAAAGACTTAGCTTCAATATTTAGAACTAGAATAGAATTAAGACAGATTGGAGTTAGAGACGAAGCCAAGATGATAGGTGGCTTAGGTCCATGTGGTAGACCTATGTGCTGTGCATCTTTTCTAGGAGAATTTGAACCAGTATCTATAAAAATGGCAAAAGAGCAAAATTTATCACTAAACCCAGCTAAGATTTCTGGTATTTGTGGAAGACTTATGTGTTGTTTAAAATTTGAGCATAAAACGTATCAAAAGTCTTTGGAAAATATGCCAGAGGTAGGAACAATAGTATCTACTCCTAAAGGAAAAGGTACAGTATGCGAAACTAATGTATTATTAGAATCTGTAAAGGTTAAGCTTGTATCTGAGGATGATACTGAAGAGATAGTTCCATTTGCAACAGACCAAATTGAAGTAATAGAGAATGAATAAAAGAGGTCTAAAGATAGACCTCTTTTTAGAGACTTTATTGCTATATAGAATAATTAAGGGTTTATAGTAAAAAATTCTATGACTCTATATATTGTATTTCTCTAAATATTAATATGTATTTTAGTTTAAAATACAATATAGAATATAAAACTTTCAAAAATACTTTTAATACTCAATAATAAATGTTAAAATAAAAAGGTACACTAGTTATAGTGTTATTTCCTGAAGGAGGTGAACCTAATGGCTTACAAAATCACAGATGCTTGCATCAGCTGTGGAGCTTGTGAACCAGAATGTCCAGTTGGTGTAATCAGTGCAGGAGATGACAAATACGTAATCGATGCTGAAGGATGTATTGAGTGTGGAGCATGCGCAAATGTATGCCCTGTAGATGCACCAGTACAAGAGTAATAAATTTTTTAATACATAAAGACCCGTGTTAACGGGTCTTTTGTAATATATAAAAAAGTTAATCTGTGTTTTATAATATTGATTAAATGATATAATACAGATAAAGCCATGAACCAATGACAAGGAGAGAGATAGATGAATGAAGTTAATCTAAAACCAAATGAAAGAATAGATGACCTTCAATTGAAAGGTCTTAAAATAATACAAAATCCTAAATGGTTTTGTTTCGGAATGGATGCTGTTTTATTAGCAAACTATTGTGATATAAAGCCTAATTCTACAGTGGTTGACCTTGGTACAGGAACAGGTATAATACCGTTGATTATTTGGGGTAAAAATAAAGTGAAAAAGATATATGGGATAGAGATACAACAAGAAGTAGCAGAAATGGCTCAAAGAACTGTAAAAATGAATAAAATAGTAGAATATATAGAGATACTTAATATAGATTTAAGAAATGCATTAGAGACATTAGGAGTCAATAAATACGATGTAGTTACAAGTAATCCACCATATAAAATCGTTGGAGCCGGTAAAATAAATCCTGAAGATAAAAAAGCCATATCAAGACATGAAATAATGTGTACATTAGAGGACGTAATAAGGGTTGCTAGTAGACTATTAAAACATAACGGTAGATTCTTTTTAGTTCATAGGCCTGATAGAATAGTGGATATAATGTGTTTACTTAGAAAATATAAACTAGAGCCTAAAGCTATTAGGTTTGTTCATCCTAAAGTAGGTAAAAAACCTAATTTAGTTTTAATAAAGAGTATTAAAGCTGCAAAACCAGAACTGAAATTTCAAGACCCACTATATGTGTATAATGATGATGGAACCTATACAGATGAAATCTATGAGATATACGGAATGGAAAAGTAGAGAAAGGAGAGGTAACTTGGCAAATAAAAGTACACTTTATATATGCCCGACTCCTATAGGAAACTTAGATGATATAACTATAAGGGTACTTAATATTTTAAAAGAAGTTGATTTAATAGCAGCAGAAGATACAAGACATACTATAAAGCTTTTAAATCATTTTAATATAAAAAAGCCATTGACGAGTTATCATGAGCATAATAAAAAAGAAAAAGGAAGGGTACTTATAGATAAATTATTAAATGGAGAAAATATAGCTTTAGTTTCAGATGCAGGTATGCCAGGAATATCAGATCCTGGAGAAGATTTGATAAGACAAGCGATAGAAAATGATATAAATGTAGTTGGACTACCAGGAGCTACAGCTTCTATATTGGCTTTAGTAGTATCAGGATTGCCAACAGATAAGTTTGTATTTGAAGGGTTTTTATCATCAAAGAAAAAAGAGAGAAAAGAAAGTCTTACTGAACTAAAAAGAGAAAAAAGGACAATCATATTGTATGAATCACCACATCGGTTAAAAGCACTTTTAAAGGATATAGTTGAAGTTCTAGGAGATAGAGAAATAGCTGTTGTAAGGGAGCTTACTAAAAAATATGAGGAAGTATTTAGGGGTACTGTTAGTGAAGCCATAAAAAAAATTAATAAAGAAGGAGTTAGGGGAGAATTTGTAGTAGTAATTAAAGGAGCAGAAAATGACCAAATAAAAGATGAAGAAAAAGAACTATGGCTTGATATAAGTATTAAAGAACATATAATATTATATATAAATAAAGGTTTCAGTAAAAAAGAAGCAATAAAAAAAGTATCAGTAGAACGTGGAATACCTAAAAGAGAGGTTTATAAAGAAGCTATAGAAATTCAAGTTTAGGAATTTTTGTCGAATGAGGGGAGTAGACTTTATGAAAAGGTTTACAGAAGATATGCATATGTATGATATTATTAAGGAGGATATAAGGGCCATAGAAGTGTTTGAAAGGCATGGAATGAATTGTAGCAGCTGTAATGCAGTATATACAGGTACATTAAAGGATGCAGCAATAATTCATCATATATCTATAAACCAACTACTTGATGAATTAAATAATTTAGATAAAGAGTAGACAAAAAAGAATAAAAGCAGCAAACGCTGCTTTTATGTAGGTTATTTTTTTAGTTCTTCTATACAGCTTGGACAGATGTTTTTACCCTTAAAAGAAACTACATCTTTAGCTTGTCCACAGAAGATGCATGCTGGAGCATATTTCTTTAGAATTATTTGTTCACCTTCTACGTAGATTTCTAAAGAGTCTTTTTCAGCTATGTCGAAAGTATTTCTAAGTTCTTTTGGGATAACAATTCTTCCAAGCTCGTCCACTTTTCTTACTATACCTGTTGATTTCATTTTTTCTACCTCCTACATAAGTTTATTTTTATTGTATCATATTGAATTTATTTACAGTGCATAAATCGACAAAATTCATCAATTAAAATTGTACCATTGATTCCAATAAAAGTCAACACATTTTTACAAATTTTTTAAAGAAAATATTATTTTAGGAGTTGAAAATCATGCTTGAGATAAGTAAAGAACTTAAGGATAAGATAATTGAACTTAATGACATATTAAACAAAAATTATAAAATAATAAAGGATATTAAACGAAAAGACAAGAGAAACTTTGTCGAAAGCAATGTAGGTAAAATTGAAAAAGTGAATAGATTAATGTCGAAAAAATTAGAACAAATTTCTAATAAAGGTGGTATTGTAGGAGTAGATGGTTCAAGAAATAAATTAGGAGGAACGTATCCTCATTTTGTAGAAGTATTTCAAGGACTAGCTAAAAGCACTATTAAGAAGGACAATCCTATATTTGAAGCAGATTTTTATACTCCTATTTGTTCGGAAAAGGAAAAAGATATATTATTTCATATTTCAAAAGAAAATCCATCAAAAGAGGAAATTAGCTCTTTTATAAGAAATTATAAATTAGCATATATTGAATTAGAGGTTGCCATTAAAGCAGTAGACCAACTACAACCATATGTAATAATGATGGATGGTTCACTTATAAGATATAAGATAGAGTGTACAGAAAAATGGTATGACCTAAGGAAAAAGTGTGAGGAAAATAATATTATACTTATTGGAGTTATCAAAGATATAAAAACAAGTATAATTGGTGATAAATTAATAGAAGAAGGTGTAATACCTGCTAATATAGATTACTTATATGATAGAGAAATTTTATATGGACTATTAGATTATGGTGAAATGATAATTATTGATGAAGATAATTTAGTTGAAAAAAAGGATGATTTTAATTCTTGCTTTATAAGAACCTCGAAGGAGCCAACAGTAATAGGAATGGATATATTAAATAGTCAAAAAGATTTTATTAAGGAAATGGCCGATTTAGTATTTACTTTAACTCCTGAAAAAAGTAGAGGAGTTCCTATGTGGTTAGATATTGTTGATAACGAAGTAAAAATATCAGATAACATGATGAAGGGATTATTAGAAAAATATCTTGATAGAGATATACTGGAGAAATTATTTATTTCAGAGAGAAGTAAGAGGACGTTGTAAATAACAGGTATCAGGTACTGGATACTAGGTATGGGAAATGAAATGTAAAATTGTTTGGATATTAGCTAGTGGTAAGTAGTTAGTAGTAATAAGGATAAAAGAAAAATGATATTCCTTCGTCGATGGATGCTATCTTCTTTGATTAGAGTTTTATACTATTTGTTGTCGAGGGACGCCCACGTCCCTCGACTAAATCTACATACTACGAACTAAGAGCCAAGAGCTACGAACTAAAAAAAGGAGGTTAAATATGAAGGTTGTAGGTGTAACTACACAGCAAGAAGCCCATATTGCATCAAATGAAAGACCCTTTAGGATAAATGAAGTTTTAATAATCATGGATAAATTACAAGGAGAGTTAATGGGAGAAGTTGTAGAAACTAAATCATATAATAGATATATACCTTTAAATATAAACGGAGGTATGGTTGATTCCTCAGTTATAGAGTCATTAAAGGCTATAGGATATAGTATAGATGATGAAACTATACATATAGCTAAAATAAGACTTCTTGAGGAAGCACAGTATCCTGTAGAGACTGGTTCAGACATAAGAATACCTGAGTTCGAAGAGGTAAAGGGACTTATGATAAACTGCTCTCCTAGGGAAGGATTAGTAGCTGGAGTGATTAAAAGTACTGAAGAAATGACAAATGGAATGGATAATTCGCTACAGGATATAGCACCACTATTTGAAGATGGTAGATTAAAAGAACAAAGGGGCATTCCATTTATATTTGATATTAAGTCAATGCATCAGTATCCCCATATAGGGATATTTGGAGGTTCAGGTTCAGGTAAGTCATTTGGTATGAGGGTTCTATTAGAAGAAATTATGAAACTGAACATACCAACTGTAGTATTAGACCCTCATTTTGAAATGGATTTTTCTACTTGTGCCGATTATTTAGAAGAAAAATATAAAACAGACTTTAAAAATAAATTTAAATGTCTGCAAATAGGTTATCATGTAGGTGTTAACTTCAGTGATATTTCAACTGAAGACTTAAAGAATCTATTAGGAGCTTCAGGTTCTCTTTCTGATGCGATGAGTAATGTTGTAGATGTATTACACAAAAGAAGGGACTCATATCAAAGCTTTTATGACAGGTTGAAAATGCTTTCTGAAGCTCAAGATATGGGCTCAATAGCTAAAATGGATAGAATTATTCAAAGCTGTGATAATCACGTTGAAAGAGAAAGATGGAAACAATGTAAAGAATTATTTGAGAAATATGATAAATCCTGTCCCAGCAGTTCAGTGAAGGGGATAATATGGAGGCTTACAAGATTATATAATGATGGAGTTTTTAGTAACGATATTAGAGAGATAATAGATGGCATAAAGGCTGGTAAATTAGTAGTAATTCAAGGTAATATTAGATTATTACAAGTGTTTGCTACTTATCTTTTAGGTAGTATTTATCGTAAAAGAAGAGATTATAAGGATGCACAGTATAAAAATGCTGCAGCAGATTATTTTCCACCGTTTATAATAGCAACAGATGAAGCTCATAACTTTGCACCTAAAGCATATGATTCCCCAACAAAATCTGTTTTAAAGGAGATTTCTCAAGAGGGAAGAAAATATGGAGTATTTTTAATTTTAGCTACACAAAGACCAACATTACTAGATGAAACAATAACTGCCCAATTAAGTACAAAATTTGTATTTAGAATAGTAAGAAGCTCAGATATACAAACTATAAAAGAGGAAACTGATTTAACTAATGAAGAAGCAAAAAGGCTTCCATACCTAAAGTCTGGAGATGCTTTTATTTCATCAGCTATTATTGGAAGAACGATACCTGTTAGAATAAGGGCGGCAAAAACTAGTAGTCCTCATACAGAAAATCCTTTTGACGAGTTAGTTAACCAAAGAACTGAAGAAGAGAAGAAGTTTTTAAAACTGATAAAGGAAAAATTACCTATAACAGATGTGAATATCAATCAAGTATTAGAAGAAATAGAAAGTCAAACAGACCATAGTGTAACCTTTGATGTGGACTTCTTAAAAAGTAGATTAGAAGAGCTTGTTGAGCAAGGAAAGATAAGAAAGAAAAAGACAGCTTTTTGTGTATCCTATGAAGAAATAAGCTAAGTTGGGGATGATACAATGGATTTTATATTAAAGGAACTAAAGAGGGTTAGTATAGAAAAAGATGTAAAAATATATGTGGTAGGTGGATATGTAAGAAATCTTATATTAAATACACCTAGTGAAGATATTGACTGTGTGATTTCAGAAAGAGTAGAAGAAGTAGTTAATACTTTTGCTGATAGACTAAGTAAAAAGGTTATTAGCTTAGGTGAAGAAGATAAGCTGTATAGGATAGTGGACAAAAACAATAATATCCAAATAGACTTTACTAGTATGAAAGGAAATTCAATAGAACAGGATTTGTTTAAAAGAGATTTTACGTTAAATAGTTTGGCTGTCGACGTATATGATTTAGATAATTATAAAGATAAAATTATAGACCCAACTAATGGATTAGAGGATATTAATAATGGTATCATAAGACATGTATATGATGATGCTTTTATTGATGACCCTATTAGAATGCTTAGAGCAGTAAGATTTATGTCTGAATTTAACTTTAGATTACATGACAGCACAAAGAGATTGATTAATAAACATAAAAGTCATATAAAAAAAATGCCTGGGGAGAGAATAACTCAAGAGCTATTTAAAATTTTAAATAACAAAAATACTTCATATTATTTTCATTTTATGGAAAAAGAGCTTGATATTTTACAAGAAGTTTTTCCAGAAATAATTGAAATGAGAGATGTAGGGGAATGTAAGTATCATGTAGTAGATAGCTTAACACATTCTTTATATACCCTTGAAGTCATAGAGGATATTATATATGCAGATAATTACTTTGAAGAGCATATCAGAAGGGCTTATGAGAACCATGTAAATGAAGAGATATCTTCAAACCATAGTCGTCTATCATTAATAAAAATGGGAGCTTTCTTTCATGATATAGGTAAGCCTTCGGCAAAGAAAGTCGATAAAACAGGCAGAGTTAGATTCAGAGGTCATGAAATAACTGGAGCTGAGATTGTAAAGTCTATTGCTGAAAGGCTTAGATTAAGTATAAAGGAAAGAGACTTATTATATAAGTATGTGTCTAAGCATATGTATCCTTTGGTAATATATAAAAGTAACGATGTAAGTGGTAAGACCTTATATAAAATGTTTTCGGAATTAAAGAATGATACATTAGATATTTTACTTATATCTTTAGCTGACATAATAGCTACTAGGAAACTTCTTGACCCTAAAGAAGATATGGGAAAATATAAGGTGTTTACAGAATATCTAGCCAATAATTATCTTACAAGGTTT containing:
- the holB gene encoding DNA polymerase III subunit delta' codes for the protein MNFKDIIGQEKIVKNLQSAIKNNSIAHSYLFEGPESIGKSKLGKAFAKTLLCKENGVEPCDKCSSCIKIDSGNHPDLFIVGPSGNSFKKEQVDEIQRNMRILPYEGNRKVFILEDIQKMTQEAENGFLKTLEEPPEYAIIIMTVTNSYSILPTIVSRCQIIKFNPVQNNKIEQVLVNKYNKSSEEARFIASFSNGIVGKAIKLAESEDFKNLREEVISVINDTLNSDKFRVFSISQFFEQNKEYIDDILDMMLIWFRDLLIVKEMADAKFVINKDKTDILNDQSLKLSRSKLHDIIEEVKKTKNNIASNVNYQLAIEVMLLKIQEV
- the rsmI gene encoding 16S rRNA (cytidine(1402)-2'-O)-methyltransferase → MANKSTLYICPTPIGNLDDITIRVLNILKEVDLIAAEDTRHTIKLLNHFNIKKPLTSYHEHNKKEKGRVLIDKLLNGENIALVSDAGMPGISDPGEDLIRQAIENDINVVGLPGATASILALVVSGLPTDKFVFEGFLSSKKKERKESLTELKREKRTIILYESPHRLKALLKDIVEVLGDREIAVVRELTKKYEEVFRGTVSEAIKKINKEGVRGEFVVVIKGAENDQIKDEEKELWLDISIKEHIILYINKGFSKKEAIKKVSVERGIPKREVYKEAIEIQV
- a CDS encoding tRNA1(Val) (adenine(37)-N6)-methyltransferase, yielding MNEVNLKPNERIDDLQLKGLKIIQNPKWFCFGMDAVLLANYCDIKPNSTVVDLGTGTGIIPLIIWGKNKVKKIYGIEIQQEVAEMAQRTVKMNKIVEYIEILNIDLRNALETLGVNKYDVVTSNPPYKIVGAGKINPEDKKAISRHEIMCTLEDVIRVASRLLKHNGRFFLVHRPDRIVDIMCLLRKYKLEPKAIRFVHPKVGKKPNLVLIKSIKAAKPELKFQDPLYVYNDDGTYTDEIYEIYGMEK
- the tmk gene encoding dTMP kinase, producing the protein MKRNTILLQLEKPGGTRISEKIRDIILDNENIEMSFVTEALLYAASRAQHVHEKILPALKEGKIIICERFVHSSLVYQGIGRGIGIEKIKEINDFAIQGVKPDITLFFNIDPEVALKRKTSKNRGDRLEQEDINFHKEVYKGYLKIKEMYPDEIKLIDASKNIEEVFEQIKKAIEPLLQDLES
- a CDS encoding ATP-binding protein, which produces MKVVGVTTQQEAHIASNERPFRINEVLIIMDKLQGELMGEVVETKSYNRYIPLNINGGMVDSSVIESLKAIGYSIDDETIHIAKIRLLEEAQYPVETGSDIRIPEFEEVKGLMINCSPREGLVAGVIKSTEEMTNGMDNSLQDIAPLFEDGRLKEQRGIPFIFDIKSMHQYPHIGIFGGSGSGKSFGMRVLLEEIMKLNIPTVVLDPHFEMDFSTCADYLEEKYKTDFKNKFKCLQIGYHVGVNFSDISTEDLKNLLGASGSLSDAMSNVVDVLHKRRDSYQSFYDRLKMLSEAQDMGSIAKMDRIIQSCDNHVERERWKQCKELFEKYDKSCPSSSVKGIIWRLTRLYNDGVFSNDIREIIDGIKAGKLVVIQGNIRLLQVFATYLLGSIYRKRRDYKDAQYKNAAADYFPPFIIATDEAHNFAPKAYDSPTKSVLKEISQEGRKYGVFLILATQRPTLLDETITAQLSTKFVFRIVRSSDIQTIKEETDLTNEEAKRLPYLKSGDAFISSAIIGRTIPVRIRAAKTSSPHTENPFDELVNQRTEEEKKFLKLIKEKLPITDVNINQVLEEIESQTDHSVTFDVDFLKSRLEELVEQGKIRKKKTAFCVSYEEIS
- a CDS encoding aminotransferase class I/II-fold pyridoxal phosphate-dependent enzyme, producing MNTPIINGLKKYINENNIRFHMPGHKGENALLDLGKLIPEIDVTEVSGTDNLHNPTSIIHKSQQLAKETFEAKATFYSINGTTAGIYSAIMSVTKPGDKILIQRNSHRSVYNAAILGNLKTTYIYPNYRKEDKVATGINPEDVENALKTDSDIKAVVITYPSYYGICSDIKEISKIVHKYNKILIVDEAHGAHLKFSDRLPISALEAGADIVIQSTHKTLPAFTQSSMVHVGTERVDIERLKTMLSIYQTTSPSYILMASLDLARAYMETEGKQRLDNLIDNIEKWTTYLKEIKGVNIFDKNNIADDNFYDFDKTKIMIDLTDINITGKHLETILREDYKIQLEMADNYYGVALTTVLDQEENIEKLAKAIEDISKKEKYRESKIYDISIKSIKPEINLSLYDAFNKDTEIEYLQKSVGRISGSFIIPYPPGIPILCHGEIITEEIIDYIENLKKNNIEFLGFVDNNNAQLKVIK
- a CDS encoding AbrB/MazE/SpoVT family DNA-binding domain-containing protein; protein product: MKSTGIVRKVDELGRIVIPKELRNTFDIAEKDSLEIYVEGEQIILKKYAPACIFCGQAKDVVSFKGKNICPSCIEELKK
- a CDS encoding cyclic-di-AMP receptor; this translates as MKLIIAIVQDEDAPKLVESLMKNNFGVTKLASTGGFLRAGNTTLIIGVKKERLDEAIGIIKKLCKSRKRVTTSPAPNTWSAGVYMPYPVEVNVGGATIFVVDVEDFQKI
- a CDS encoding dTMP kinase, with amino-acid sequence MNGLFITLEGPDGSGKSTIVKRLTTYLNEKEYDIITTRETRGNKNK
- a CDS encoding DNA double-strand break repair nuclease NurA — translated: MLEISKELKDKIIELNDILNKNYKIIKDIKRKDKRNFVESNVGKIEKVNRLMSKKLEQISNKGGIVGVDGSRNKLGGTYPHFVEVFQGLAKSTIKKDNPIFEADFYTPICSEKEKDILFHISKENPSKEEISSFIRNYKLAYIELEVAIKAVDQLQPYVIMMDGSLIRYKIECTEKWYDLRKKCEENNIILIGVIKDIKTSIIGDKLIEEGVIPANIDYLYDREILYGLLDYGEMIIIDEDNLVEKKDDFNSCFIRTSKEPTVIGMDILNSQKDFIKEMADLVFTLTPEKSRGVPMWLDIVDNEVKISDNMMKGLLEKYLDRDILEKLFISERSKRTL
- a CDS encoding 4Fe-4S binding protein; the encoded protein is MAYKITDACISCGACEPECPVGVISAGDDKYVIDAEGCIECGACANVCPVDAPVQE
- a CDS encoding PSP1 domain-containing protein; the encoded protein is MVTVVGVRFKKAGKIYYFDPDNIDIKEGDNVILETARGIEFGQVVVGPKEVNEEEIVPPLKKVIRLATEEDKEKHKENKEKEKEAFDICLKKIEEHGLKMKLIDVEYTFDNNKVIFYFTADGRVDFRELVKDLASIFRTRIELRQIGVRDEAKMIGGLGPCGRPMCCASFLGEFEPVSIKMAKEQNLSLNPAKISGICGRLMCCLKFEHKTYQKSLENMPEVGTIVSTPKGKGTVCETNVLLESVKVKLVSEDDTEEIVPFATDQIEVIENE
- a CDS encoding DUF1858 domain-containing protein; its protein translation is MKRFTEDMHMYDIIKEDIRAIEVFERHGMNCSSCNAVYTGTLKDAAIIHHISINQLLDELNNLDKE